The sequence below is a genomic window from Propionispora hippei DSM 15287.
AGCAGGATCGAATTGTCCACGAACAGGAATTTAGGTTGTTTCAGGCAGCGGTAGAGTTAGCCCTGCAAATACCAAAATCTCAGTTTGACAATAAGATAAAAGAAGCCGAAGCACTACCGGTTGCGCCGGAGAAAAGGGCGACGGTGATCAATGACTGGTTGCAGCCTATTCTCCAGGTTCAAATAGAGAGGCATCCTGGTTTTGGTATGGGCATTTACGCCAGGGGAATTGACCGTATTGTTGCGATTGGGCCTGATTTTGACGATGGCAAACTTCAGCAGGGAGACGAAACATATTTTTCCAGTGCCTATGTATCGGGAAAGGCTCAGTTCAGTAAGTTTAAACGGACGCTTTTTTTTAACGGCAAACCGGTCAACAAAGTGATTTATCCGATTTCTTACCAGGGACACTACATCGGACACGTATGGGTCTGCTCCAAAACCGAGGACCTGAACCCGGCTATGCTGGCGGCCATTGTCAAGGTTATAGGGGTAGCGTTGCTGCTTTGGTCGATCATTCTTCTCACCCTGCGGATGGCCTTCCGGAAGCTGCAGACCGGCCTGCGAAATTTGGCTAATCAGATCCGGAACCAGGATTTTGACCGGCAATCGTTTGCCTCCTTTCCCGAACTGCTGCCGGTTTTTGACACCATCGTGCATTTGAGGGGAAAATTAAATGACGAGTGCCTGCAAGGAATGAAAGCACATGAAGAATTGGCATTATTTGTGGATTTGTCGGTAGATATGATATTTGTCCGGGGTTTCGACGGCTCTTTTAAAAGAATTAATCCGGCCGTAACCAAACAGTTAGGCTATTGTTTGGCCGACTTGACAGCGCCGGGAATTATTGAGAAGATTCATCCCCGGGATATGGAGGGTGTACTTGAGGCATGGAGTCGCGTGCTTGCCGGAGAACCCTGTCTGCAATACGAGAACCGCTGCCAGGCGAAAAACGGTGAATACCGCTGGCTGGCCTGGAATGCAATGCCCAGTAAGGAACATGGTCTGATCTATTTGGTAGCCAGGGACATTACGGAACAAAAGACGATCAATCAGAAGCTGCTAACCATGGCATCCATAGTAGAATACTTCTGTGACGGGATTGTCGGACTGGCGCCGGATGGAACGATTCAAAGCTGGAACCGGGAAGCGGAGAACCTTCTGGGTTACAGCGCGGCTGAAGCGATGGGAAAGCGCTTGTCTATGTTTTGTGTAACCGATTGCGGGCAAAAGACCAAAGAAGTGATTGGGACGGTAAAGGTCGAAGAAAAGGTGCAAAATTATCAATGCATATTACAACGGAAGAATGGCTTGGCGGTGGATGTGTCAATTACCGTTTCTCATATCTGGGAAAATAACGGTGATCTGGCAGGTCTTTCGGCAACGATCAGGGATATTACACAACAGAAAAAGATGGAACGGGACATAGTGCAGATGGACCGTTTGCAGACAATTGGACAAATGGCGGCCGGCATCAGCCATGAGGTTCGCAACCCGATGACCACGGTCAGGGGCTTTTTGCAGATGATTGGCCGGAGACCTCAATATGCTAAGGACAAAGAGTATTTTGATCTCATGATAGAAGAACTTGACCGGGCCAATACCATTATTAAGGAATTCTTGTCGATTAGTGACACCAAGGTACACAAGTTGGAAGCATGTAAACTGAATCAGGTTATTGAGGCCATTTTGCCTTTACTGCAGGCCGATGCCCTGGAGCAGGGGAAAAACCTGGAGGTAGATTTGCGCGAGACTGGTGAACTTCTATTAAATCCGAAGGAAATTCGCCAGCTTATTCTCAACCTGGTGCGAAATGGTCTGGAAGCGATGGCTGCCGGTGGCTTGGCAACCATCAGGACATACTCACGGGGGCGTGTGGTGGTGCTGGAAATTACCGACCAGGGAACGGGAATTCCGCCGGAGATATTGGATCGGCTGGGGACACCGTTTCTTACGACCAAGGAAAATGGCACCGGCCTTGGCCTTGGCGTTTGTTATGGCATTGCCGAACGGCATCATGCCAAAATCGATGTGGCCACCGGTCCCGGTGGAACGACTTTTTATGTAAGCTTCGACAGTCAGTACAGGGATGAGGACATGAAACAGTAAAGGTAGATTTACGGGGATACACGGGCTTATCTTGCTAATTTGCGGGGATTTTATCCCAAGGCGAGGCGGCGGAGGCGCAGCTAGCAAACATATGTAAGGCGGTAATAGAGGAGCGTTGAAAAAGGAAAGGCTCCGTGAGAAAATTTGATTTCAGAGCAGATGGCTGCTTAGCTGACCTTGTGCGACGGCAGCCGACAGGAGAGGGGTGGGACGAGTGTATATTAGGGATTTGTTTTATCAGCGAAGAAAACCGGTTGTTTCCCTGGAGATTTTTCCGCCGAAGCCGACCTTGCCGCTTGAGAGCGTTTACGCCACCTTGGAGGGACTTAAGGAATTACACCCTTCCTTTATTAGTGTGACTTATGGGGCAGGCGGCAGTAATTCGGCCAGGACTATCGAGATTGCCGATAAGGTAAAAAACCATTACGGCATTGAGGTCTTGGCCCATCTAACCTGTGTGGGACTGACAAGAGAACAGATTACGGCTACCCTGGATAAACTTGCCGCTTGCCAGGTGGATAACATTCTGGCTTTGCGGGGCGATCCGCCGCAGGGTGAGACTGCCTTTGTTCAGCCGGAAAATGGCTATCGTTATGCCGCCCAGCTAGTGAAACATATTAAAGAGACTGGCCGTTTCTGCATCGCGGCGGCAG
It includes:
- a CDS encoding PAS domain S-box protein produces the protein MASIRQGVAQQTYVVITILMTIATIIVGTYYIVREQDRIVHEQEFRLFQAAVELALQIPKSQFDNKIKEAEALPVAPEKRATVINDWLQPILQVQIERHPGFGMGIYARGIDRIVAIGPDFDDGKLQQGDETYFSSAYVSGKAQFSKFKRTLFFNGKPVNKVIYPISYQGHYIGHVWVCSKTEDLNPAMLAAIVKVIGVALLLWSIILLTLRMAFRKLQTGLRNLANQIRNQDFDRQSFASFPELLPVFDTIVHLRGKLNDECLQGMKAHEELALFVDLSVDMIFVRGFDGSFKRINPAVTKQLGYCLADLTAPGIIEKIHPRDMEGVLEAWSRVLAGEPCLQYENRCQAKNGEYRWLAWNAMPSKEHGLIYLVARDITEQKTINQKLLTMASIVEYFCDGIVGLAPDGTIQSWNREAENLLGYSAAEAMGKRLSMFCVTDCGQKTKEVIGTVKVEEKVQNYQCILQRKNGLAVDVSITVSHIWENNGDLAGLSATIRDITQQKKMERDIVQMDRLQTIGQMAAGISHEVRNPMTTVRGFLQMIGRRPQYAKDKEYFDLMIEELDRANTIIKEFLSISDTKVHKLEACKLNQVIEAILPLLQADALEQGKNLEVDLRETGELLLNPKEIRQLILNLVRNGLEAMAAGGLATIRTYSRGRVVVLEITDQGTGIPPEILDRLGTPFLTTKENGTGLGLGVCYGIAERHHAKIDVATGPGGTTFYVSFDSQYRDEDMKQ
- the metF gene encoding methylenetetrahydrofolate reductase [NAD(P)H]; translated protein: MYIRDLFYQRRKPVVSLEIFPPKPTLPLESVYATLEGLKELHPSFISVTYGAGGSNSARTIEIADKVKNHYGIEVLAHLTCVGLTREQITATLDKLAACQVDNILALRGDPPQGETAFVQPENGYRYAAQLVKHIKETGRFCIAAAAYPEGHIECRDMARNIEYLKYKAEQGADFLISQLFFDNDSYYYFREQMERAGIQCPMSIGIMPVLNAAQIERITALCGAQIPAALQKLLDRYRNSAEDMEKAGIEYACEQIADLQKTRFEGIHIYTMNKVAQVKSILQNTGLLTES